A genomic segment from Yimella sp. cx-51 encodes:
- a CDS encoding PaaX family transcriptional regulator C-terminal domain-containing protein — protein sequence MLARSAVFDIYGDHLLAGSGWAPVAALVQLTGDVDVAPAATRTAISRMAREGWLAADTRHGVRGYHLTERARARLTSAAGRIYSDAPAWEGHWHLVVVEHSTDRSQRARVQASMGYLGYARLAADTWVAPRRSDDLSQTLDLGYREFFARMESDPQSFASSLWDLPQLSESLRAYDRWLTTLLQGFPDDPTDRQCYATRARALHEWRKFLFTDPGLPPEVLPDSWPGTDAAAHFRRVASRLRPGAAAYVQGCIEIALRRSA from the coding sequence ATGCTTGCCAGGTCCGCGGTGTTCGACATCTACGGCGACCACCTGCTCGCGGGCTCGGGCTGGGCGCCCGTCGCTGCGCTGGTCCAACTCACCGGGGATGTCGATGTGGCTCCGGCCGCCACCCGCACCGCCATCTCGCGGATGGCCCGTGAGGGATGGCTCGCGGCAGACACCCGGCACGGAGTACGCGGGTATCACCTCACCGAGCGGGCGCGTGCCCGACTGACATCGGCCGCCGGACGCATCTACTCCGACGCCCCCGCGTGGGAGGGCCACTGGCACCTGGTGGTCGTGGAACACAGCACCGACCGTTCGCAGCGGGCTCGGGTGCAGGCCTCGATGGGCTACCTGGGGTATGCCCGGCTGGCCGCTGACACCTGGGTGGCGCCGCGCCGCAGCGACGACCTGTCGCAGACCCTCGACCTCGGCTACCGCGAGTTCTTCGCCCGGATGGAGAGCGATCCGCAGTCTTTCGCTTCTTCGCTGTGGGACCTCCCGCAGCTGAGCGAATCACTGCGGGCCTACGACCGATGGCTGACAACTCTCCTCCAGGGCTTCCCGGACGATCCGACCGACCGGCAGTGCTACGCCACCCGTGCCCGCGCGCTGCACGAGTGGCGCAAGTTCCTCTTCACCGATCCAGGTCTTCCGCCGGAGGTCCTTCCCGACTCCTGGCCCGGCACCGACGCTGCTGCTCACTTCCGGCGGGTGGCCAGCCGTCTGCGGCCGGGTGCGGCCGCGTACGTTCAGGGGTGTATCGAGATCGCATTGCGCAGGAGTGCTTAG
- a CDS encoding enoyl-CoA hydratase/isomerase family protein gives MSEKTVVVERDGGVATVRINRPDEMCALDIPTKEALLAALRDVADDADVRVVVLTGTGRAFCVGQDLKEHLGLLESGADALTTTVSEHYNPIVELISTMNKPVIAAVNGVAAGAGASFAFAADLRIVHANAGFNLAFTGIALSCDSGASWTLQRLVGTAKAKELLYFPRTVKADEALALGLATQVVPAAEFDSAVAELAQRLANGPTLAYGSVRRAVAYSATHDLAESLAHEGELMTLTGFSADHRAAVDAFVAKRPAVFEGR, from the coding sequence ATGAGCGAAAAGACCGTGGTCGTCGAACGTGACGGCGGTGTTGCGACCGTCCGGATCAACCGTCCGGACGAGATGTGTGCCCTGGACATCCCGACCAAGGAAGCGCTGCTCGCTGCGCTGCGCGATGTCGCTGATGACGCCGACGTGCGGGTGGTCGTGCTGACCGGCACCGGTCGCGCCTTCTGCGTGGGCCAAGACCTCAAGGAGCATCTCGGCCTGCTTGAGTCCGGCGCCGACGCACTCACCACGACCGTGAGCGAGCACTACAACCCGATCGTCGAGCTCATCTCCACGATGAACAAACCGGTGATCGCCGCGGTCAACGGCGTCGCAGCCGGCGCCGGAGCATCCTTCGCCTTCGCGGCCGATCTACGCATCGTCCATGCGAACGCCGGGTTCAATCTGGCCTTTACCGGCATCGCGTTGTCCTGCGACTCCGGCGCTTCCTGGACCCTCCAGCGCCTCGTCGGCACGGCCAAGGCCAAGGAACTGCTCTACTTCCCCCGCACGGTGAAGGCGGACGAGGCCTTGGCACTCGGCCTGGCCACTCAGGTCGTCCCGGCTGCCGAATTCGACTCTGCTGTAGCGGAGTTGGCGCAGCGCCTTGCCAACGGTCCGACTCTGGCCTACGGCTCCGTGCGTCGCGCGGTCGCCTACTCGGCAACTCATGACCTCGCCGAATCGTTGGCTCATGAAGGGGAGCTCATGACCCTCACCGGGTTCTCCGCCGACCACCGCGCCGCGGTCGACGCCTTCGTGGCCAAGCGGCCTGCGGTGTTCGAAGGCCGCTGA
- a CDS encoding NfeD family protein, producing MDGDVIFWIIAGLALIGLEVLVGEFVLLMLGGGALAAAGAAAVGAEVWQSALVFAIVSIALLLLVRPPLKRHYMSGPVHAMNADALLGTRAEVIEHVNADSGLVRIDGGEWSARPARPGLTFTPGEKLVVERIDGPIAFVDSDNPEGN from the coding sequence GTGGATGGAGACGTGATCTTCTGGATCATCGCCGGCCTCGCCCTGATCGGGCTCGAAGTGCTGGTGGGTGAATTCGTCCTGCTGATGCTGGGCGGCGGTGCGCTGGCAGCTGCGGGTGCGGCGGCCGTGGGTGCCGAGGTCTGGCAGAGCGCACTCGTGTTCGCGATCGTGTCGATCGCGCTCCTGCTGCTGGTGCGACCGCCCTTGAAGCGGCACTACATGTCGGGTCCGGTGCACGCGATGAACGCGGACGCCCTGCTCGGCACGCGCGCTGAGGTGATCGAACACGTGAACGCCGACAGTGGGCTCGTGCGCATTGACGGCGGGGAATGGTCGGCCCGCCCGGCCCGGCCGGGTCTGACCTTCACGCCGGGTGAGAAGCTTGTGGTGGAACGCATCGACGGCCCCATCGCCTTCGTCGACAGCGACAATCCTGAGGGGAACTGA
- a CDS encoding SPFH domain-containing protein: MEPILIIAAIIALLAVLIVVKSVALVPQAEAAVVERLGRYTKTVSGQLLFLMPFVDRIRAKVDLRERVVSFPPQPVITEDNLTVNIDTVVYFQVTDPRSAVYEINNYIVGVEQLTTTTLRNVVGGMTLEETLTSRERINSQLRGVLDEATSRWGLRVARVELKSIFPPPSIQESMEKQMKADREKRATILAAEGHRESAIKSAEGDKQSQILAAEGAKQAAILAAEGDRQSRILRAQGDRAAKYLMAQGEAKSIEKTFAAIRASKPTPELLAYEYIRQIPKMAEGEASKVWVVPTDFGSALQGFAKSFGQQTGDGSFTYTMPDYGEAPEVHDEDVADWFDLARDPAVAKAVAEAEAVARQSVDHELPGRSSSGSGSGSSASSVPPAAPEPAEPAGDPRAITSGDGGQTQSFPVVPPQQAGGSQQTQGVQLPKAPGQE; encoded by the coding sequence ATGGAACCAATCCTGATCATTGCAGCGATCATCGCGCTGCTCGCAGTGCTGATCGTGGTCAAGTCGGTGGCGCTGGTGCCTCAGGCCGAAGCGGCTGTCGTCGAGCGTCTGGGCCGCTACACCAAGACGGTGTCGGGCCAGCTGCTGTTCCTGATGCCTTTCGTCGATCGCATCCGCGCCAAGGTCGACCTGCGCGAGCGCGTCGTCAGCTTCCCGCCCCAGCCGGTCATCACCGAGGACAACCTGACGGTCAACATCGACACCGTCGTCTACTTCCAGGTGACCGACCCGCGCTCGGCCGTCTACGAGATCAACAATTACATCGTCGGTGTCGAGCAGCTGACCACCACCACCCTTCGCAACGTGGTCGGTGGCATGACGCTCGAGGAAACTCTCACCTCCCGTGAGCGCATCAATTCGCAGCTACGTGGCGTGCTCGACGAAGCCACCTCGCGCTGGGGTCTGCGTGTGGCCCGCGTCGAACTGAAGTCGATCTTCCCGCCGCCCTCCATCCAGGAGTCGATGGAGAAGCAGATGAAGGCCGACCGCGAGAAGCGCGCCACCATCCTGGCTGCCGAAGGTCACCGTGAGTCGGCGATCAAGTCGGCCGAGGGTGACAAGCAGAGCCAGATCCTGGCCGCCGAGGGCGCCAAGCAGGCCGCGATCCTCGCCGCCGAGGGTGACCGGCAGTCGCGCATCCTGCGCGCTCAGGGTGATCGAGCCGCGAAGTACCTCATGGCCCAGGGTGAGGCGAAGTCGATCGAGAAGACCTTCGCCGCAATTCGCGCGAGCAAGCCCACGCCCGAGCTCTTGGCGTACGAGTACATCCGCCAGATCCCGAAGATGGCCGAGGGCGAGGCCAGCAAGGTCTGGGTCGTGCCGACCGATTTCGGTTCGGCGCTGCAGGGCTTTGCGAAGTCGTTCGGTCAGCAGACCGGCGACGGCAGCTTCACCTACACGATGCCCGACTACGGCGAGGCACCCGAGGTGCACGACGAGGACGTCGCTGACTGGTTCGACCTCGCGCGCGATCCCGCGGTGGCCAAGGCGGTTGCCGAAGCCGAGGCCGTTGCCCGCCAGTCGGTCGACCACGAGCTGCCCGGACGTAGTTCCTCCGGCAGCGGTTCTGGATCGAGCGCGTCCAGCGTCCCGCCCGCAGCACCGGAGCCCGCTGAACCGGCTGGTGACCCGCGCGCCATCACCTCCGGTGACGGTGGACAGACGCAGAGCTTCCCGGTCGTGCCGCCGCAGCAGGCCGGTGGATCGCAGCAGACCCAGGGCGTGCAGCTGCCCAAGGCTCCCGGCCAGGAGTGA
- a CDS encoding DNA-3-methyladenine glycosylase I translates to MDAGSGELRRCAWAGVDPLYVAYHDQEWGVPVYGEQALYERLCLEAFQSGLSWITILRKRPAFRAAFDGFVPDAIAEYGQGDVDRLMADAGIVRNRRKIEATITNARATIALRDHGGLDALIWAHAPARPAPRLTEAEVPATTPESVALAKALKGHGFAHVGPTTMYAAMQACGLVDDHVVDCHRHGVVR, encoded by the coding sequence ATGGACGCCGGAAGCGGCGAACTGCGCCGTTGTGCGTGGGCGGGGGTCGATCCGCTCTACGTCGCCTATCACGACCAGGAGTGGGGAGTGCCGGTTTACGGTGAGCAGGCGCTGTACGAACGGCTGTGCCTGGAGGCCTTCCAGTCAGGGCTGTCGTGGATCACGATCCTGCGCAAGCGGCCCGCCTTCCGTGCGGCCTTCGACGGCTTCGTGCCCGACGCGATCGCCGAGTACGGCCAGGGCGACGTCGACCGGCTGATGGCCGACGCCGGCATCGTGCGCAACAGACGCAAGATCGAGGCGACGATCACCAATGCCCGCGCGACCATCGCGCTGCGCGATCACGGCGGCCTGGACGCCCTGATCTGGGCGCACGCCCCTGCGCGCCCCGCACCGCGCCTGACTGAAGCCGAGGTGCCGGCCACCACACCCGAATCGGTCGCGTTGGCCAAGGCGCTGAAGGGTCATGGCTTCGCGCATGTCGGCCCCACCACCATGTACGCCGCGATGCAGGCCTGCGGCCTGGTCGACGACCACGTGGTCGATTGCCACCGGCACGGCGTCGTCCGATGA
- a CDS encoding DivIVA domain-containing protein, with protein MIALLIVLLVIVTGLAVAAVMGRFGGVIDGSMDDPVRTSAFEALPEGHLTSEEVSKLRFDQTARGYRMGQVDDVLDRLRSALDDRDAEIADLRSQLRNTADH; from the coding sequence GTGATCGCACTTCTCATCGTCCTGCTCGTGATCGTCACGGGGCTGGCTGTCGCTGCCGTCATGGGTCGCTTCGGGGGCGTGATCGACGGCTCGATGGACGACCCGGTGCGCACCAGCGCCTTCGAAGCCCTTCCCGAGGGTCATCTGACCTCCGAGGAGGTCTCCAAGCTTCGCTTCGATCAGACGGCTCGCGGTTACCGGATGGGTCAGGTGGACGACGTACTCGACCGACTGCGCAGCGCGCTCGACGACCGCGACGCCGAAATCGCCGACCTGCGCTCGCAGCTACGGAACACCGCCGACCACTGA
- a CDS encoding TIGR00730 family Rossman fold protein yields MSPDRRVYLRGATTLRGSQVPRTTTDQRLLDRQPDSDWLHTDPWRVMRIQAEFVEGFGALAELGPAISVFGSARLKPDSEHYANAVEVGRLLAEAGYAVITGGGPGAMEAANRGAREAGGTSVGLGIELPFESGLNDYVDLGVDFRYFFVRKTMFVKYSLGYIVLPGGFGTLDELFEAVTLAQTQKITSFPLVLIGKDFWAPMLEFISRTLLEEGMINEGDISRFHVVDTPAEAVEIVVREDRKLAGEQ; encoded by the coding sequence ATGAGCCCCGACCGTCGCGTCTACCTGCGCGGTGCCACCACCCTGCGTGGCTCGCAGGTGCCCCGCACCACCACCGACCAGCGCCTGCTCGACCGCCAACCCGATTCCGACTGGCTGCACACCGACCCCTGGCGGGTGATGCGCATCCAGGCCGAATTCGTCGAAGGCTTCGGTGCGCTGGCCGAACTCGGCCCGGCGATTTCGGTCTTCGGTTCGGCACGACTGAAGCCCGACAGCGAGCACTACGCCAACGCGGTGGAGGTCGGACGTCTGCTAGCCGAAGCCGGGTACGCCGTCATCACCGGCGGTGGGCCGGGTGCGATGGAGGCGGCCAACCGTGGCGCCCGTGAAGCAGGCGGCACCAGCGTCGGTCTCGGCATCGAGCTGCCCTTCGAGTCGGGGCTGAACGACTACGTCGACCTCGGCGTCGACTTCCGCTACTTCTTCGTGCGCAAGACGATGTTCGTGAAGTACTCGCTGGGCTACATCGTGCTGCCGGGTGGGTTCGGCACCCTTGATGAACTCTTCGAGGCTGTCACGCTCGCGCAGACCCAGAAGATCACCAGCTTCCCGTTGGTGCTCATCGGCAAGGACTTCTGGGCGCCGATGCTCGAATTCATCAGCCGGACGCTGCTGGAGGAGGGCATGATCAACGAAGGGGACATCTCCCGCTTCCACGTGGTCGACACCCCCGCCGAAGCGGTCGAGATCGTCGTGCGCGAAGACCGCAAGCTCGCCGGCGAGCAGTGA
- the dapE gene encoding succinyl-diaminopimelate desuccinylase, whose product MASLDLNADVVDLTVALCDIPSVSKDETRIADAIQEALRPLAHLEVVRDGNVVIARTDLGRAERVVLAGHIDTVPITDPPNLPVHRQDGRLRGRGTTDMKAGVAVQLALAAQVTEPTRDITFVFYDCEEIEAEFNGLARIAREHPEWLEADFAVLLEPTNGGIEGGCKGTMRVDVSAKGIAAHSARPWNGHNAIHEAGEILARLAKYEPRTVNVEGLDYHEALNAVGIEGGIAGNVIPDRCVVSVNYRYAPDRDTEEALAHLRDVFNGYEVTLKDAADGAKPGLDKPAAQGFVAALALPVIGKEGWTDVAQFSALGVPAVNFGPGDPNLAHTDDEWCPEQQITDGLAAMRRWLSPDAASTGQEEQR is encoded by the coding sequence ATGGCATCTCTGGACCTGAACGCGGACGTCGTCGACCTCACTGTTGCGCTGTGCGACATCCCCTCGGTGAGCAAGGACGAGACCCGGATCGCCGACGCGATCCAGGAGGCGCTGCGGCCGCTCGCCCACCTAGAGGTCGTCCGTGACGGCAATGTGGTCATCGCCCGCACCGATCTCGGCCGGGCCGAGCGAGTGGTGCTCGCCGGACACATCGACACCGTGCCGATCACCGATCCGCCGAACCTTCCGGTGCACCGTCAGGACGGTCGCCTCCGGGGGCGCGGCACCACCGACATGAAGGCCGGTGTCGCTGTGCAACTCGCGCTGGCGGCGCAGGTGACCGAGCCCACCCGCGACATCACCTTCGTCTTCTACGACTGCGAGGAGATCGAGGCGGAGTTCAACGGGCTGGCTCGCATCGCCCGCGAACACCCCGAATGGCTTGAGGCCGACTTCGCGGTGCTGCTCGAACCGACCAACGGCGGCATCGAGGGCGGCTGCAAGGGCACGATGCGCGTCGACGTCAGCGCCAAGGGCATCGCCGCTCACTCGGCTCGGCCCTGGAACGGGCACAACGCGATCCATGAAGCCGGCGAGATTCTCGCGCGTCTGGCGAAGTACGAGCCGCGCACGGTCAACGTCGAAGGCCTCGACTACCACGAAGCACTCAACGCCGTCGGTATCGAAGGTGGCATCGCCGGCAATGTCATCCCCGACCGCTGCGTGGTGTCGGTCAACTACCGGTACGCGCCCGACCGCGACACCGAGGAGGCGCTGGCCCACCTGCGCGATGTCTTCAACGGTTACGAGGTGACGCTCAAGGACGCCGCCGACGGCGCCAAACCGGGCCTCGACAAGCCGGCCGCCCAGGGCTTCGTCGCGGCGCTCGCCCTGCCGGTGATCGGCAAGGAGGGCTGGACCGACGTGGCTCAGTTCTCAGCGCTCGGCGTCCCTGCGGTCAACTTCGGCCCTGGCGATCCGAACCTCGCCCACACCGACGACGAGTGGTGCCCCGAGCAGCAGATCACCGACGGCCTCGCGGCCATGCGCCGCTGGCTCTCACCCGATGCCGCGTCGACCGGCCAGGAAGAGCAGCGATGA
- the dapD gene encoding 2,3,4,5-tetrahydropyridine-2,6-dicarboxylate N-succinyltransferase, protein MTAQRTAWGYGLATTTYDDRILDTWFPAPALGEAPVDDPHAAPAELSAQVADDPRRSVRTTVVLVSIDLDEAPKDVPDAYLRLHLLSHRLVEPNTINLDGLFGVLQNVVWTSAGPCAPEDFEQTRMKLRIEGPLHVFGVDKFPRMTDYVVPSGVRIADADRVRLGAHLASGTTVMHEGFCNFNAGTVGTSMVEGRIVQGVTVGNGSDIGGGASIMGTLSGGGTERVTIGERCLIGAQAGIGIALGDDCVVEAGLYITAGTKVRMPDGSVRKARELSGGSNMLFIRNSETGVVECRERKGQGIVLNEALHANSSD, encoded by the coding sequence ATGACCGCGCAGCGCACGGCCTGGGGTTACGGCCTGGCCACCACGACCTACGACGACCGCATCCTCGACACCTGGTTCCCCGCCCCGGCATTGGGTGAGGCACCCGTCGACGATCCCCACGCAGCGCCAGCAGAACTCTCGGCCCAGGTGGCAGACGACCCTCGTCGCAGTGTGCGCACCACGGTGGTGCTGGTCAGCATCGACCTCGACGAGGCACCCAAGGACGTCCCGGACGCCTACCTTCGCCTGCACCTGCTGTCACACCGCCTGGTCGAACCCAACACCATCAATCTCGACGGACTCTTCGGGGTGTTGCAGAACGTCGTGTGGACCAGCGCCGGTCCGTGCGCTCCCGAAGACTTCGAGCAGACCCGCATGAAGCTTCGGATCGAGGGCCCATTGCACGTCTTCGGCGTCGACAAGTTCCCACGGATGACCGACTACGTCGTGCCGAGCGGCGTCCGCATCGCTGATGCCGACCGCGTCCGGCTCGGGGCCCACCTGGCCTCCGGCACCACCGTCATGCACGAGGGCTTCTGCAATTTCAACGCCGGCACCGTCGGCACCTCGATGGTCGAAGGACGCATCGTGCAGGGCGTCACCGTGGGCAACGGCTCCGACATCGGCGGCGGCGCCTCGATCATGGGCACGCTGTCAGGCGGGGGCACCGAGCGGGTGACGATCGGCGAACGCTGCCTGATCGGCGCGCAGGCCGGCATCGGTATCGCCCTGGGCGACGACTGCGTCGTGGAGGCCGGCCTCTACATCACCGCCGGCACGAAGGTACGGATGCCGGACGGTTCGGTGCGCAAGGCGCGGGAGCTCTCCGGCGGCTCGAACATGCTGTTCATCCGCAACTCCGAGACCGGCGTGGTGGAGTGCCGCGAGCGCAAGGGTCAGGGCATCGTCCTCAACGAGGCCCTGCACGCCAACAGCTCCGACTGA
- a CDS encoding citrate synthase, with protein MTDTAPATFAAGDKTLEFAVIPATEGNDGYDISALLKETGNATLDVGFVNTASCKSAITYIDGDAGILRYRGYPIDQLAEKSTFLETSYLLIYGELPSKEELAEFTAKIQRHTMLHEDLKDLLAAFPRDAHPMSVLSAAVSALGTFYQDSLSITDKKQVELSTIRLMAKLPTIAAYAFKKSQGQPTLYPDNNLDLVENFLRLTFGYPTEDWTPNPVVTKALDQLFILHADHEQNCSTSTVRLVGSGHANLFASISAGIHALSGPLHGGANSAVLEMLDTIEKDFDGDVDKFVEKVKNKEDGVKLMGFGHRVYKNYDPRAAIVKEAADEVLAALGVDDPKLQMARRLEEIALSDDYFVSRKLYPNVDFYTGIIYKAMGFPTEMFTVLFAIGRLPGWIAQWREMMEDPATKIGRPRQVYVGATERDYPSA; from the coding sequence ATGACTGACACCGCTCCGGCCACCTTTGCCGCGGGTGACAAGACGCTCGAATTCGCCGTGATCCCGGCGACCGAGGGTAACGATGGTTACGACATCTCGGCGCTGTTGAAAGAAACCGGCAACGCCACGCTCGACGTCGGTTTCGTCAACACCGCATCGTGTAAGTCGGCCATCACCTACATCGACGGTGACGCAGGCATCCTGCGCTATCGCGGATACCCGATCGACCAGTTGGCCGAGAAGTCGACCTTCCTGGAGACCTCCTACCTGCTGATCTACGGCGAGCTGCCCTCCAAGGAGGAGTTGGCGGAGTTCACCGCCAAGATCCAGCGCCACACGATGCTGCACGAGGACCTCAAGGATCTCCTGGCGGCATTCCCGCGCGACGCACACCCGATGTCGGTGTTGTCGGCGGCTGTTTCGGCGCTCGGCACGTTCTACCAGGACTCCCTGTCGATCACCGACAAGAAGCAGGTCGAGCTCTCGACCATCCGGTTGATGGCCAAGCTGCCCACGATCGCCGCGTATGCCTTCAAGAAGAGCCAGGGTCAGCCGACGCTCTACCCCGACAACAACCTCGACCTCGTCGAGAACTTCCTGCGCCTCACCTTCGGTTACCCGACCGAGGACTGGACCCCCAACCCGGTGGTCACCAAGGCGCTCGACCAGTTGTTCATCCTGCACGCCGACCACGAGCAGAACTGCTCCACGTCGACCGTGCGTCTGGTCGGTTCGGGCCACGCCAACCTCTTCGCCTCCATCTCGGCCGGCATCCACGCCCTGTCGGGTCCGCTGCACGGTGGCGCCAACTCCGCGGTGCTGGAGATGCTCGACACCATCGAGAAGGACTTCGACGGCGACGTCGACAAGTTCGTCGAAAAGGTGAAGAACAAGGAAGACGGCGTCAAGCTCATGGGCTTCGGCCACCGGGTCTACAAGAACTACGACCCGCGCGCGGCCATCGTCAAGGAGGCCGCCGACGAGGTGCTCGCCGCCCTCGGTGTCGACGACCCGAAGCTGCAGATGGCTCGCCGTCTGGAGGAGATTGCGCTCTCGGACGACTACTTCGTCTCGCGCAAGCTCTACCCGAATGTCGACTTCTACACCGGCATCATCTACAAGGCGATGGGCTTCCCGACGGAGATGTTCACCGTCCTGTTCGCCATCGGTCGTCTGCCCGGCTGGATCGCCCAGTGGCGCGAGATGATGGAAGACCCGGCGACCAAGATCGGCCGCCCGCGTCAGGTCTACGTCGGTGCGACGGAGCGCGACTACCCCTCCGCCTGA
- the dapC gene encoding succinyldiaminopimelate transaminase, protein MRRQLPDFPWDSLAAAKAVAQSHPDGIVDLSVGTPVDPTPQVIQDALRAASDAPGYPQVWGTPDLREAIAAWFARRRNAPGADPDGVMPTIGSKELVAWLPTILGLGQGDIVGFPEVAYPTYDVGARIAGATPMPAQSTLQFGPRAPKLLWLNTPGNPTGQVLPVDHLAKVVRWARERGVIVASDECYAELDWRDTNDLSTPSILDERVCGGDHTGLLAVYSLSKQSNVAGYRAAFVAGDPSLVRGLVEFRKHAGMIVPWPVQRALLAGVQDDAHVAAQKEIYRRRRETLSAALDESGWRTGFSDAGLYLWASKGKPCRETIDELAGLGVLAAPGDFYGALGAAHVRIALTAADERIAAAARRLLNA, encoded by the coding sequence GTGAGGCGTCAGCTTCCCGACTTCCCCTGGGATTCCCTCGCCGCGGCCAAGGCCGTCGCACAGTCCCATCCGGACGGCATCGTCGACCTCTCGGTCGGCACGCCCGTCGACCCCACACCGCAGGTGATCCAGGACGCGCTACGCGCGGCGTCCGATGCGCCGGGCTACCCGCAGGTCTGGGGCACGCCCGATCTGCGTGAGGCGATCGCAGCGTGGTTCGCCCGCCGGCGCAACGCACCGGGTGCCGACCCGGACGGCGTCATGCCGACCATCGGGAGTAAGGAACTCGTCGCCTGGTTGCCGACGATCCTCGGGTTGGGTCAGGGCGACATCGTCGGCTTCCCCGAGGTCGCCTATCCCACGTACGACGTCGGTGCCCGCATCGCAGGCGCGACGCCGATGCCGGCGCAGTCGACGCTGCAGTTCGGTCCACGTGCCCCGAAACTGTTGTGGCTCAACACTCCTGGCAATCCCACCGGGCAGGTGCTGCCGGTCGACCACCTCGCCAAGGTCGTGCGCTGGGCACGCGAACGAGGCGTGATCGTGGCCAGCGACGAGTGCTATGCCGAACTCGACTGGCGTGACACCAACGACCTCTCCACACCGAGCATCCTGGACGAGCGGGTCTGCGGAGGTGACCACACCGGGCTGCTCGCGGTCTACTCACTCAGTAAGCAGTCGAACGTCGCCGGCTACCGGGCAGCCTTCGTCGCTGGCGACCCGAGCTTGGTGCGCGGGCTCGTGGAGTTCCGCAAGCACGCCGGCATGATCGTGCCGTGGCCGGTGCAGCGAGCACTGCTGGCGGGCGTCCAGGACGACGCCCACGTGGCGGCGCAGAAGGAGATCTACCGCCGCAGACGCGAGACGTTGAGTGCAGCGCTCGACGAATCCGGTTGGCGCACAGGTTTTTCCGACGCCGGTCTCTACCTCTGGGCGAGCAAAGGCAAGCCGTGTCGGGAGACGATCGACGAACTGGCTGGCCTCGGCGTCCTGGCTGCTCCGGGCGACTTCTACGGCGCGCTCGGAGCTGCGCACGTCCGCATTGCCCTCACTGCTGCGGACGAGCGGATCGCTGCGGCGGCTCGCCGGTTGCTCAATGCGTGA
- the fdxA gene encoding ferredoxin, whose product MTYVIAQPCVDLKDKACIEECPVDCIYEGARSLYIHPDECVDCGACEPVCPVEAIYYEDDTPEEWADYYKANVEFFDDLGSPGGAAKMGMIDKDHPLIAALPPQEHDE is encoded by the coding sequence ATGACGTACGTCATCGCCCAGCCTTGCGTAGACCTCAAGGACAAGGCGTGCATCGAGGAGTGCCCGGTCGACTGCATCTACGAAGGTGCGCGCAGCCTCTACATCCACCCCGACGAGTGCGTCGACTGTGGCGCGTGCGAACCGGTCTGCCCGGTCGAGGCGATCTACTACGAGGACGACACCCCGGAGGAGTGGGCCGACTACTACAAGGCCAATGTCGAGTTCTTCGACGACCTCGGCAGCCCCGGCGGCGCCGCCAAGATGGGCATGATCGACAAGGACCACCCGCTGATCGCCGCTCTGCCGCCGCAGGAACACGACGAGTGA